A genomic window from Salvia miltiorrhiza cultivar Shanhuang (shh) chromosome 5, IMPLAD_Smil_shh, whole genome shotgun sequence includes:
- the LOC130986540 gene encoding protein JINGUBANG-like, with protein sequence MIQEQRRQTLSSMDSNINPAKKKKNNMAHSDSNTSSSSSADSSPLMMSPWSPLPKFPCPTALVGSEGHIYSLAVKDGLLYTGSDSNNIRAWRNMQEFDAFKSSSAFVKAIVISGDRIFTGHQDGRIRVWKMDSAGVHRQIGTLPTFFALLKASMRPHNYVQVKRHRRALWIKHADAVSCLSVSEEGGLLYSASWDTTFKVWDLHSSRCVQSVGAHDDAVNAVATGAGGLVYTGSADGTVKVWRRERDGKAVRHVLWRTLLRQDSAVTALAVGEEVVYCGSSDGLVNFWEVEKHGGVLRWHQLAVLCLAAAGNLVLSGSADKTICVWRREVVGHTLLTVLSGHAGPVKCLAVEAEAEAEDGKWKVYSGSLDKSVKLWSVSETMQPLNRYE encoded by the coding sequence ATGATACAAGAGCAAAGAAGGCAAACACTCTCATCAATGGACTCAAACATTAATCCAGCCAAGAAAAAGAAGAACAACATGGCTCACTCCGATTCCAACACGTCCTCATCCTCCAGCGCCGATAGCTCCCCACTGATGATGTCGCCATGGTCGCCCCTCCCCAAATTCCCATGCCCCACCGCCCTGGTGGGCTCAGAGGGCCACATATACTCCCTCGCCGTCAAGGACGGCCTCCTCTACACCGGCTCCGACAGCAACAACATCCGCGCCTGGAGAAACATGCAGGAATTCGACGCCTTCAAGTCCAGCAGCGCCTTCGTCAAGGCCATCGTCATCTCCGGCGACAGGATCTTCACCGGCCACCAAGACGGAAGGATCCGCGTTTGGAAGATGGACAGCGCCGGCGTCCACAGGCAAATCGGCACGCTCCCCACCTTCTTCGCCCTGCTCAAAGCTTCCATGAGGCCCCACAACTACGTGCAGGTGAAGCGCCACCGCAGGGCGCTGTGGATCAAGCACGCCGACGCCGTGTCGTGCCTGAGCGTCAGCGAAGAAGGAGGGCTGCTCTACTCGGCCTCGTGGGACACAACGTTCAAGGTGTGGGACCTCCACAGCTCCAGATGCGTCCAATCCGTAGGGGCGCACGACGACGCCGTCAACGCGGTTGCGACGGGCGCCGGCGGGCTGGTCTACACGGGATCCGCCGACGGCACCGTGAAGGTGTGGAGGAGGGAGCGGGACGGCAAGGCGGTGCGGCATGTGCTGTGGCGGACGCTGCTCCGCCAGGACAGCGCCGTCACGGCGTTGGCTGTCGGCGAGGAGGTGGTGTACTGCGGGTCGTCGGACGGGCTGGTGAATTTCTGGGAGGTGGAGAAGCACGGCGGCGTTCTGAGGTGGCACCAGTTGGCGGTGTTGTGCCTGGCGGCGGCCGGTAATCTGGTGCTGAGCGGCTCCGCGGATAAGACGATATGCGTGTGGAGGAGGGAAGTGGTGGGGCATACGTTACTGACGGTGTTGTCCGGACACGCGGGGCCGGTGAAGTGCTTGGcggtggaggcggaggcggaggcggaggatgGGAAGTGGAAGGTGTATAGTGGGAGTCTTGATAAATCGGTGAAGCTGTGGAGTGTATCAGAAACCATGCAGCCGCTAAATAGATATGAATAA